CACGAGGACCTGCGGTGGGCGCTGCGCCTGCGCGCCGACATGATCGCGTTGTCGTTCGTACGCTCCGCCCGCGACGTCGAGGACGTCCGCCGGGTGATGACCGAGGAAGGCGTACGGCTCCCGGTCATCGCCAAGATCGAGAAGCCGCAGGCGGTGCAGAACCTCGAGGAGATCATCGACGCGTTCGACGCCTTCATGGTGGCCCGCGGCGACCTCGGCGTGGAGATGCCGCTGGAGGACGTCCCGCTGGTCCAGAAGCGCATCGTCGAACTCGCCCGCACCAACGCCAAGCCGGTGATCGTGGCGACCCAGATGCTCGAGTCGATGGTCAACGCCGCCAGGCCGACCCGCGCGGAGGCCTCCGACGTCGCCAACGCCGTCCTGGACGGTACCGACGCGGTGATGCTGTCGGGGGAGACCAGCGTCGGCATCTATCCGATCGAGGCCGTACGCACGATGGCCCGGATCGTGGAGACCACCGAGGAACACGGCCTGGACCGGATGGCCGGCATCGACTGGGAGCCTCGCACCAAGGGCGGCGTGATCGCCAAGGCGGCCGCCGAGGTGGCCGAGCGGCTCGGCGCGAAGTTCCTGGTCGCGTTCACCCAGTCCGGCGACACCGCGCGCCGGCTGGCTCGTTACCGCTCCCGGGTGCCGCTGCTGGCGTTCACCCCGGAGGAGATCGTCCGGCAGCAGCTGGCCCTCACCTGGGGCGTGGAGACGTTCCTCGTACCCACCGTCTCGCACACCGACGAGATGGTGAAGCAGGTCGACCGGGCACTGCTGGCGGTGGGACGTTGCCGGCGCGGCGACAGCGTGGTGATCGTGGCGGGCAGCCCGCCCGGACTCCCCGGCTCGACCAACGCGCTGCGTGTGCACCGCATCGGTGACGCGGTTGCCCAGGCGGCACCTGCCTACCGGGTCTGAGGAGCCTGACAGGGCTGAGGAATCCGAGCAGTCCGAAGAGTTCGAACTGGCGGAAGGACCGCTGGTGCCGGGTGTGGGATTCGAACCCACACGCCCTTTCGGACAATGGCTTTTGAGGCCATCATGTCTACCATTCCATCAACCCGGCAGGTCGCGGGTTGAATCTTACCCGGTCCCGTCCGGCGATCGGCGGCAGCCGCCGGGGGTACGCTGTCGGCGCTGTAAGGCCCCCCACACCACCCTGTAAGTCATTCGTCCGCAGGAGGACCGCGCCGTGAGCAACCCCACCGAGCGTGCACCGCGCCGGGTCGTCGTGGCCGAGGACGAGGCACTCATCCGGCTCGACCTCGCCGAGATGCTGGGCGAGGAGGGCTACGACGTCGTGGGGCAGGCCGCCGACGGCGAGCACGCGCTCAACCTCGTGCGGGAGCTTCGCCCCGACCTCGTGATCCTGGACGTGAAGATGCCCCGGCTGGACGGCATCAGCGTCGCCGAGGCGATCGGCAACGAGAGCATCTGCCCGGTCATCATCCTCACCGCGTTCAGTCAACGCGAACTGGTCACCCGGGCCAGCGAGGCCGGCGCCATGGCGTACCTCGTGAAGCCCTTCACCAAGGCGGATCTGGTGCCGGCGATCGAGATCGCGGTGTCGCGGTTCACCGAGCGGGCGCAGCTCGAGAGCGAGGTGTCCGGCCTCACCGATCGCCTGGAGACCCGCAAGCTCGTCGAGCGGGCGAAGTCGATCCTGCAGCAGAAGTTCGGGCTGTCCGAGCCGGACGCGTTCCGCTGGATCCAGAAGACCGCCATGGACAAGCGGGTCGCGATGCGCCGGGTCGCCCAGCTCGTCGTCGACGAAGGTGACGGAACAACAACGGAAAGTGCCGAAACCGGGCCTTCGGACCCTTCGGACCAGTGATTTCGTCCATTTCGCTCACCTGTTGGGTTACGAAGCGGTAAGAGGCTCGCGAGGTTCGTTCACCCGCAGTGCCCGACCGGCTAGTCTCTCTCCACCGCGGGCCAGGCCTGGCCTGCCGCAAGCATCACCTGACGTTGCTTGGCAATGGAGGATTTCGTGTACAGAACACGACTCGTTCGTGTGCTGGCGTTGACGGCGGCCCTGTCGCTCGGGGTCGCCGGATGCGCGCAGAACACCGACAAGACCGGTGAGAACAAACAGAGTGGGGGCGGCCAGGCCAACGCACCGGCGATCAAGGCCGACCCGGCACCGCCGCTGCCCACCGACGCCGCCCTGCCGGCCGGCGACGGTAAGGGCAAGTGCGGCAAGGTGTCCATCGCCTACATCGGCACCATCGCCGGTGCCAGCGCCGCGCTCGGCCTGAACATCCTCAACGGCGTGAAGCTCGCGGTGAAGGAGCACAACGCCGCCAACCCCGGCTGCCAGGTGACCCTGAAGCAGTTCGACTCCGAGGGCAGCCCCGACAAGGCTCCGGGCGTGGTGACGCAGGCGATCAACGACAAGTCGATCCTCGGCGTCGTCGGCCTGGCGTTCTCCGGTGAGTCCAAGGCGGTCGGCAAGGCGTTCAACGACGCCGGTCTGGTGACCGTCACGCCGTCGGCGACCAACCCCAACCTCGCCAAGAACGGCTGGAAGACCTTCTTCCGCGGTCTGGGCAACGACGCCGTGCAGGCGCCGGCGGTGGCCGCGTTCATCGGCGACCAGCTCAAGGCCAAGAAGGTCTGCGTCGTCCGCGACGACTCCGAGTACGGCATCGGCCTGGCCGACCTGGTGACCCAGTCGCTGGGCTCCAAGGCCTCCTGCCAGCAGAAGGTCAAGACCGGCCAGAAGGAGTTCTCCGCCGTGGTCGGCGCGATCTCCT
This Actinopolymorpha cephalotaxi DNA region includes the following protein-coding sequences:
- a CDS encoding branched-chain amino acid ABC transporter substrate-binding protein, producing the protein MYRTRLVRVLALTAALSLGVAGCAQNTDKTGENKQSGGGQANAPAIKADPAPPLPTDAALPAGDGKGKCGKVSIAYIGTIAGASAALGLNILNGVKLAVKEHNAANPGCQVTLKQFDSEGSPDKAPGVVTQAINDKSILGVVGLAFSGESKAVGKAFNDAGLVTVTPSATNPNLAKNGWKTFFRGLGNDAVQAPAVAAFIGDQLKAKKVCVVRDDSEYGIGLADLVTQSLGSKASCQQKVKTGQKEFSAVVGAISSQKPDAVFYSGYYPEAAPLVQQLRDDGFEGSIVAPDGVRDDEFVKNAGGSAEGVYLSCPCLPSAGFTKFTKDYKALANREPSTYSPEGYDATTILLKGLDKGLKTRPAMLNYVKNYQGQGLTKQFKWNADGELTQTPVWMYEVKDGKIVQLKDMSKATS
- the pyk gene encoding pyruvate kinase; translation: MRRAKIVCTFGPATSTPERIRELVDAGLDVARLNLSHGTYAEHERIYRMIREAAEESGRGVGVLVDLQGPKIRLGKFAEGSANLVYGDRFTITTEECPGDASRASTTYEGLPGDVGVGDRILVDDGRLMLEAEEVTDTDVVTRVLIGGKVSDHKGLNLPGVGLSVPAMSEKDHEDLRWALRLRADMIALSFVRSARDVEDVRRVMTEEGVRLPVIAKIEKPQAVQNLEEIIDAFDAFMVARGDLGVEMPLEDVPLVQKRIVELARTNAKPVIVATQMLESMVNAARPTRAEASDVANAVLDGTDAVMLSGETSVGIYPIEAVRTMARIVETTEEHGLDRMAGIDWEPRTKGGVIAKAAAEVAERLGAKFLVAFTQSGDTARRLARYRSRVPLLAFTPEEIVRQQLALTWGVETFLVPTVSHTDEMVKQVDRALLAVGRCRRGDSVVIVAGSPPGLPGSTNALRVHRIGDAVAQAAPAYRV
- a CDS encoding ANTAR domain-containing response regulator produces the protein MSNPTERAPRRVVVAEDEALIRLDLAEMLGEEGYDVVGQAADGEHALNLVRELRPDLVILDVKMPRLDGISVAEAIGNESICPVIILTAFSQRELVTRASEAGAMAYLVKPFTKADLVPAIEIAVSRFTERAQLESEVSGLTDRLETRKLVERAKSILQQKFGLSEPDAFRWIQKTAMDKRVAMRRVAQLVVDEGDGTTTESAETGPSDPSDQ